From one Leguminivora glycinivorella isolate SPB_JAAS2020 chromosome 5, LegGlyc_1.1, whole genome shotgun sequence genomic stretch:
- the LOC125226422 gene encoding uncharacterized protein LOC125226422, whose product MVCHFNGVHPTDTDVTLDNVKLPQVNKFKYLGSVISDDGTLDADATHRVAAGWNKWRQLTGVMCDTKMPVRTKGTVYKTAIRPAILYGTETWAAKNVHTQKLHTAEMRMLRWSSGVTLKDKVRNEYIRGSLKVAPITDKLAETRLRWYGHVMRRPEDFVVKKCLSIATSKRGRGRPPATWLTTVQRDMKTLSLQCNDVYDRNKWRDMIKKADPV is encoded by the coding sequence ATGGTCTGCCATTTCAACGGCGTGCATCCCACGGATACTGATGTCACTTTAGACAATGTCAAGCTGCCACAAGTTAACAAATTCAAGTATCTTGGATCTGTGATATCAGACGATGGCACGTTGGATGCGGATGCCACGCACAGAGTCGCAGCAGGGTGGAACAAATGGCGCCAGCTTACGGGAGTTATGTGTGATACAAAAATGCCAGTAAGAACGAAAGGCACAGTTTACAAGACTGCAATAAGGCCGGCTATTCTATATGGCACTGAAACATGGGCTGCCAAAAACGTACACACTCAGAAGCTCCACACCGCTGAAATGCGCATGCTGAGATGGTCGAGCGGGGTCACGCTAAAAGACAAAGTTCGCAACGAATACATCCGAGGTAGTCTAAAGGTGGCCCCGATCACCGATAAACTCGCAGAGACCAGACTCAGGTGGTATGGTCATGTCATGCGCAGACCAGAAGATTTTGTCGTGAAGAAGTGCCTTTCCATCGCAACAAGCAAAAGGGGACGCGGTAGACCGCCAGCCACATGGCTAACGACTGTCCAGAGGGACATGAAAACTCTATCATTACAATGCAATGACGTATATGACCGCAACAAATGGCGTGACATGATTAAGAAAGCCGACCCCGTGTAA